From Actinopolymorpha cephalotaxi, one genomic window encodes:
- a CDS encoding ABC transporter permease translates to MSALAKLTVVEAKLFLRETGMAVLTIAFPALLLVVLGLIPALRRPDELFGGMRFVDVFMPSLIVLVLALLGVNTMPTRLAGYREKGILRRLSTTPVHPRNLLAAQLVLNGVVALVAIGLLMVVGHVAFDVPMPRHPLGFAAALLVGGGSMFALGTLAAATASTTRAVAAIAMPIYFVCMFLGGVFLPRYLLPDLVVTLGRYAPPGVQALQDAWTGGGPQVLQLVIMAAIAVAAAAGAARMFRWE, encoded by the coding sequence ATGTCTGCCCTGGCCAAGCTCACCGTCGTGGAGGCGAAGCTGTTCCTCCGCGAGACCGGGATGGCGGTCCTGACCATCGCCTTCCCCGCCCTGCTCCTCGTCGTCCTCGGCCTGATCCCGGCCCTTCGCCGGCCGGACGAGCTGTTCGGCGGCATGCGGTTCGTGGACGTCTTCATGCCCTCGCTGATCGTGCTGGTCCTCGCCCTGCTCGGGGTGAACACGATGCCGACCCGGCTGGCCGGCTACCGCGAGAAGGGCATCCTGCGCCGGTTGTCGACCACCCCGGTCCATCCCCGCAACCTGCTCGCCGCCCAGCTCGTGCTGAACGGCGTCGTCGCGCTGGTGGCGATCGGCCTGCTGATGGTCGTCGGGCACGTCGCCTTCGACGTGCCGATGCCGCGCCATCCGCTCGGCTTCGCGGCCGCGCTGCTGGTCGGCGGAGGGTCGATGTTCGCGCTCGGAACGCTGGCGGCGGCGACCGCGTCGACGACCCGCGCGGTGGCCGCGATCGCGATGCCGATCTACTTCGTGTGCATGTTCCTCGGCGGGGTGTTCCTGCCTCGCTACCTGCTGCCCGACCTGGTGGTGACGCTCGGCCGGTACGCGCCTCCGGGGGTGCAGGCGCTGCAGGATGCGTGGACCGGCGGCGGCCCGCAGGTGCTCCAGCTGGTGATAATGGCGGCGATCGCCGTGGCCGCGGCCGCGGGCGCCGCCCGGATGTTCCGCTGGGAGTGA
- a CDS encoding beta-ketoacyl-ACP synthase III, protein MSGSQIVAMGHYQPPKVLTNADIARLVDTNDEWIQSRVGIRTRHIAETETVDEMAAAAAEKALSASGHTAGEVDLVVVATCTAVDRSPSMAARVAARLGIAAPAAYDINTACSGFCYALATADHAIRAGAARTALVIGSEKLSEVTDWTDRSTCILVGDGAGAAVVTASTEPGIGPVVWGSAPELGDAVRIEGQPAVFSQEGVSVFRWATTKLAPIAREVCARAGVDPADLAAVVPHQANLRIIEPLVRQLGATNAILARDLVESGNTSAASVPLALSKLVERGEVPTGAPALLFGFGGGLAYAGQVVRCP, encoded by the coding sequence ATGAGCGGTTCGCAGATCGTGGCCATGGGCCACTACCAGCCCCCGAAGGTACTCACCAACGCCGACATCGCCCGGCTCGTCGACACCAACGACGAGTGGATCCAGAGCAGGGTCGGCATCCGTACGCGGCACATCGCCGAGACCGAGACGGTGGACGAGATGGCGGCCGCGGCGGCGGAGAAGGCGCTGTCGGCCAGCGGGCACACCGCAGGCGAGGTCGACCTGGTGGTGGTCGCCACCTGCACCGCCGTCGACCGGTCGCCGAGCATGGCAGCCCGGGTCGCCGCCCGCCTCGGGATCGCGGCGCCGGCGGCGTACGACATCAACACCGCCTGCTCGGGGTTCTGCTACGCGCTGGCCACAGCCGACCACGCCATCCGGGCCGGCGCGGCGCGCACCGCGCTCGTGATCGGGTCGGAGAAGCTGTCGGAGGTCACCGACTGGACCGACCGGTCGACCTGCATCCTGGTCGGCGACGGCGCGGGTGCCGCCGTGGTCACCGCCTCGACCGAGCCGGGGATCGGCCCGGTCGTGTGGGGTTCGGCGCCCGAGCTCGGCGACGCGGTGCGTATCGAGGGCCAGCCGGCGGTGTTCAGCCAAGAGGGCGTGTCGGTGTTCCGGTGGGCGACCACGAAGCTGGCGCCGATCGCCCGGGAGGTGTGCGCGCGGGCCGGGGTCGACCCGGCCGACCTCGCCGCGGTCGTACCCCACCAGGCCAACCTGCGCATCATCGAGCCGCTCGTCCGCCAGCTCGGCGCGACGAACGCCATCCTCGCCCGCGACCTGGTGGAGTCCGGCAACACCTCGGCGGCGAGCGTGCCGCTGGCACTGTCCAAGCTGGTCGAACGCGGCGAGGTGCCGACGGGTGCGCCGGCGCTGCTGTTCGGTTTCGGTGGTGGACTGGCGTACGCCGGACAGGTCGTGCGCTGCCCCTGA
- a CDS encoding ABC transporter ATP-binding protein, whose protein sequence is MPVIEVSHLHRRYGEKVAVDDVSLTVEAGEIFGILGPNGAGKTTTVECVSGLRTADSGDLRVLGLDPRRDRSALRERLGCQLQESELPGQLRVREALELYASFYRAPADWRELVDRLGLAGQLNTAFAKLSGGQKQRVSIALALIGNPEVAILDELTTGLDPQARRDTWSLIEQVRDSGVTIVLVTHFMAEAERLCDRLALIDSGRVVALDTPAGLVARTGGEQRIRFRPSAPLPDDVFADLVEVTGVSRTGDQVVVTGTGDVLAAVTSTLARRQVVARDLRVEQASLDDAFVELTGRTLAN, encoded by the coding sequence ATGCCGGTCATCGAGGTGTCCCACCTGCACAGGCGGTACGGCGAGAAGGTCGCCGTCGACGACGTGTCGCTGACGGTGGAGGCCGGTGAGATCTTCGGCATCCTCGGCCCCAACGGAGCGGGCAAGACCACCACCGTCGAGTGCGTGAGCGGACTGCGGACCGCCGACTCCGGCGATCTGCGGGTGCTCGGGCTCGACCCGCGCCGCGACCGGTCCGCGCTCCGTGAACGCCTGGGCTGCCAGCTCCAGGAGAGCGAACTGCCCGGTCAGCTGCGGGTTCGGGAGGCGCTGGAGCTGTACGCCTCCTTCTACCGAGCCCCGGCGGACTGGCGGGAGCTCGTCGACCGGCTGGGGCTGGCCGGCCAGCTGAACACCGCGTTCGCGAAGCTGTCCGGCGGGCAGAAGCAGCGGGTCTCGATCGCGCTGGCCCTGATCGGCAACCCCGAGGTGGCGATCCTCGACGAGCTGACCACCGGCCTGGACCCGCAGGCGCGCCGGGACACCTGGAGCCTGATCGAGCAGGTCCGCGACAGCGGCGTCACGATCGTGCTGGTCACCCACTTCATGGCCGAGGCCGAACGCCTCTGCGACCGGCTGGCGCTGATCGACTCGGGCCGGGTGGTCGCGCTGGACACCCCGGCCGGCCTGGTCGCCCGCACGGGCGGTGAGCAGCGGATCAGGTTCCGGCCGTCGGCGCCGCTGCCCGACGACGTGTTCGCCGACCTGGTGGAGGTGACCGGTGTCAGCCGGACGGGCGACCAGGTGGTCGTCACCGGCACCGGCGACGTCCTGGCAGCCGTCACCTCCACGCTGGCCCGGCGCCAGGTCGTCGCCCGCGACCTCCGGGTGGAGCAGGCCAGCCTGGACGACGCGTTCGTCGAGCTCACCGGCCGGACCCTCGCCAACTGA
- the pdxR gene encoding MocR-like pyridoxine biosynthesis transcription factor PdxR produces the protein MAITRAKLAWDTLLDVEGTGPLHERLTRALRHAIRTGRLGPGSALPPSRALAVDLGCSRWVVTQAYEQLVAEGYLTARTGSATVVRADTPAGPSGTARASGRVGASRSAGPRPYDLRTTAPIDQSPRRPGGQAPATGPAAAPATTPYDLAPGLPDLREFPRRRWAEAVRTQLSTVSYTDLGYPPPGGTPHLRQVLADYLRRCRGAHPRAGDLLVTAGVTDGVTQLGRLLRTEGHTHIGVEDPGWTRLREALERVGLEPVGIPVDADGLRVDALAADSRVRAVVVTPAHQFPAGVVLGPRRRAALLAWARQVDGIVLEDDYDAEFRYDRRPVGTLQGTDPDRVALLGSLSKTLSPAIGIGWLLPPGRWAAALRETPEHRTSGPPVIDQLALASFVETGGYDRHLRAARHRYRHRRDALVAALGASLPGCELSGVAAGLHLVLHLAPETPAATVVARAAAHGVHVADLDGYRLRPDPARPALVLGYGNLPDNAVGTAVTRLTDAIRSAAGKGQ, from the coding sequence ATGGCGATCACCCGAGCCAAACTCGCCTGGGACACCCTCCTCGACGTCGAGGGCACCGGTCCGCTGCACGAACGCCTGACCCGGGCGCTGCGGCACGCGATCCGGACCGGCCGGCTCGGGCCTGGCAGTGCGCTGCCACCCAGCCGGGCCCTCGCGGTCGACCTGGGCTGCTCGCGGTGGGTGGTCACCCAGGCGTACGAACAACTCGTCGCGGAGGGCTACCTCACCGCCCGGACCGGCTCGGCCACCGTCGTCCGCGCGGACACGCCCGCCGGGCCGAGTGGAACGGCCCGGGCGAGTGGTCGGGTCGGAGCGAGCCGTTCGGCCGGCCCCCGGCCGTACGACCTCCGGACCACCGCGCCGATCGACCAGTCACCTCGCCGGCCGGGTGGCCAGGCGCCCGCGACCGGACCTGCCGCAGCTCCGGCCACCACGCCCTACGACCTGGCTCCCGGCCTGCCCGACCTGCGCGAGTTCCCCCGCCGCCGCTGGGCGGAGGCCGTCCGCACCCAGCTGTCCACCGTGTCGTACACCGATCTCGGCTATCCGCCGCCGGGCGGCACCCCACACCTGCGGCAGGTGCTCGCCGACTACCTCCGGCGCTGCCGCGGTGCGCACCCACGGGCCGGTGACCTGCTGGTCACCGCCGGCGTCACCGACGGGGTGACCCAGCTGGGACGGCTCCTCCGCACCGAGGGGCACACCCACATCGGCGTCGAAGATCCGGGGTGGACGCGGCTGCGGGAGGCGCTGGAGAGGGTCGGTCTGGAACCCGTCGGGATCCCCGTCGACGCCGACGGCCTGCGGGTGGACGCGCTCGCCGCGGACTCCCGGGTGCGTGCGGTGGTGGTCACGCCGGCGCACCAGTTCCCGGCAGGGGTGGTGCTCGGGCCGCGCCGCCGGGCCGCGCTGCTGGCCTGGGCGCGGCAGGTCGACGGGATCGTGCTCGAGGACGACTACGACGCGGAGTTCCGCTACGACCGGCGCCCGGTTGGCACCCTGCAGGGAACCGACCCGGACCGGGTCGCGCTGCTCGGCTCGCTGTCGAAGACGCTGTCACCCGCGATCGGGATCGGCTGGCTCCTCCCGCCGGGCCGCTGGGCGGCCGCGCTCCGCGAGACGCCCGAACACCGCACGTCCGGCCCGCCGGTGATCGACCAGCTCGCGCTGGCGTCGTTCGTGGAGACCGGTGGGTACGACCGGCACCTTCGCGCCGCCCGGCACCGGTACCGCCACCGCCGGGACGCCCTGGTGGCCGCACTCGGGGCGAGCCTGCCCGGGTGCGAGCTGTCCGGCGTCGCCGCGGGCCTGCACCTCGTTCTCCACCTCGCACCCGAGACCCCCGCCGCGACCGTCGTTGCCCGGGCCGCCGCTCACGGCGTCCACGTCGCGGACCTGGACGGCTACCGGCTCCGCCCGGACCCGGCCCGGCCCGCCCTCGTGCTCGGCTACGGCAACCTGCCCGACAACGCCGTCGGCACCGCCGTCACGCGGCTCACCGACGCGATCCGCTCCGCCGCCGGCAAGGGACAATGA
- a CDS encoding MarR family winged helix-turn-helix transcriptional regulator produces MPRSFPRDEFQGVFWATKRALAEAADEAYRAHGVRDGQQFLLRELWKEDGLAPGELARRLGLATPTVTRAAIRMEAAGLVTREPDLHDRRLVRIQLTDRGRELESVLDAETWALSDRALAGFGEDDRAALIRALERIRGNLGS; encoded by the coding sequence ATGCCGCGCAGCTTTCCACGCGACGAGTTCCAGGGCGTCTTCTGGGCCACCAAGCGGGCCCTCGCCGAGGCGGCCGACGAGGCCTACCGCGCGCACGGGGTTCGCGACGGCCAGCAGTTCCTGCTCCGGGAGCTGTGGAAGGAGGACGGGCTCGCCCCCGGTGAGCTCGCCCGCCGGCTCGGCCTGGCCACCCCCACGGTGACCCGGGCCGCGATCCGGATGGAGGCCGCCGGGCTGGTCACCCGCGAACCCGACCTGCACGACCGCCGGCTGGTCCGCATCCAGCTCACCGATCGCGGCCGCGAGCTGGAGAGCGTCCTGGACGCGGAGACGTGGGCGCTGTCGGACCGGGCGCTGGCCGGGTTCGGCGAGGACGACCGCGCGGCGCTGATCCGGGCGCTGGAGCGGATCCGGGGCAACCTCGGCTCCTGA